The window AGAAACATCAAACTGAACACGTgtgaccatcagaaccttctgttGCTCCGacttatagttttcacacagaggGCAGGAAAGGGTACGTGTAACAGAGACGCAGAAAGACTGACTGCATATAAGTAATAAgtacactcaccagccactttattaggtacacctgtccaactgctcTTTAACGCAAATGTCGAATCAgccaaacacacagcagcaactcaatgcatttaggcatgtagacatggccaagaTGATCGgctgcagttcaaaccgagcatcagaatggggaagaaaggtgatttaagtgacttaGAACGTGGCATGGgtgttggtgccagacgggctggtctgagtatttcagaaactgctgatctactgggattttcacgcACAACCATTTCTAGTTTGCAGAGAATGGTCCGAAAAAGAGAAGATATCCAGTGAGTGGCAGTTCTTTGGGCGCAAATaccttgttgatgccagaggtcagaggagaaagGCCAGACTGGTTTGAGCTGATAGAATtgcaacagtaactcaaataaccactcgttacaaccaaggtatgcagaacagcatctctgaccgCACAACACGACAAACCTTGAGGCGgggatgggctacagcagcataagaccacaccgggtgccactcctgttagctaagaacaggaaactgaggctacaattcacACAGGTTGTGGTATTTTGTGAGTTTGCTTCCTGGTTACCTGTTCCAGTCCTGTTGGCAGACTAACCATCCACAGCTGTGGAGGATCAAGGTCATCAGGATGctgggtacttaaggctgcagtgaggaTCTGATCAGTGCTGGAGCATCACTTGCCTTTGGTAAAGCAACTTGGCCTCTACCAATTTCCGTCTCTCTGTGCCtgctaatgtttttttgtatcctCTGTATGCTCTCAGAGTTACCTGCTTCCTGGAATCCTGTCTGGTTTGTGTCATTCGCCACCTTTTGAAGGAGTATCCCGAGAGTCACTCACCTGATTCAGTCTGCgctgcttcctgtctgcttCCATCAAGGAACTGACCTGTCAGTGGAGAACCTACCTGTAAATATCTACCTCCACGTTGGAAACCAACTCACCTCACCCTCTCCTCAGTGCAGAGTCCTCCCTGCAAACCAGTAAGAGAGAGATATTCATTATTAAACCTGCAACATTCCCTATACTTACCAAGAACCTTTCCTTCCAGATCCgcacctccctccctccttgcactgtaaataaaatcacttatcTTTACAGCTgcctcctgagtctgtctgttgccgagCTGCTCGCATTTGACAACTCTGTGAAGCCTgacacaggctcaccaaaatcgGACAATAAAAGATTGGAAAAACGATGCCTGGTCTGAGTCTCAATTTCTGCTGCTACATTTGgatggtagggtcagaatttggcgtcaacaacatgaaagcatggatcTATCCTGCCTCGTATCAACCTTTGGGATGTGGATGTGCAGccaacaaatctgcagcaattgcgtgatgctatcatgtcaatatggaccagactctGAGAAGtgtttccagtaccttgttgaatctatgcccCGAAGGatgaaggcaaaagggggtccGACCCAGTACTAGCAAGATGTATTAAAGTGGCTGgagagtgtgtgagtgtatatgcatatacaaaaatacattaaaaattcaaaaataataaacattaatatAAGTAAAagttcatgttatgtgggtgcatgtgtgctagcaagccacctggagatgcacagttaaaaaagtgccgtgaacagtagaaggcccaCCATCTACAGCtcccaagagcagaaaggacaggtggatccagccccagaagaCAGTagcagtcccaggcaaacagacaccgggcaccaccccaaggcagctgtACGTCCGCACAGAGGTAGGTCGCCAGCGGAGGACAGGGTCAGCAGCCCTGAGGACAAAGAGATACAGGGATAAACACAGGGGACCAGCCCCTCCAACCCAACCATGCCGCCACCTCCCGCCGTGCAGGCTAAGCCCGGGACCTGACCCTCCAACGGCCCGGTGCCCACACCAGCCCCCAGCACACATGGTAGGCACCAGTCCACCGCAGCAGCCGGAACCCAAAAGGACTaaggtgaaagggcatataTAGCCAACCCccctgaggggtctagacgaaGGGGACACTCATCGGAGCCCAGTGCAGCCCCCGGGACCCCAGCCAAGCCCAGCCAACCCCTAGGATCCATAGACCACTCAGTGGGAGTCCACCACTCTGGGATGTGGTCCGGGCAAACACGGACAACCCTGCATCAAGGGAGCAGCAACCCACAGGCAGCCCCCCAATGACGCCGTCAGAGACCCCCAGCCACCCCCAAAACCCTAGCCCCTGGTGAACCAGTGCAGGCACCAGGATGGGAGCAAGAAGGGGAAACTGCCCCCCAAGCCCAGCCCATGCTCTCTTCAGAACATTAActgcacagtcagtcaccagactttgggttgtaattttcaccaggagctaaattaaccacatccatcaaattttcttgtcctttgggaagctgaagaatgactcagctgttgtagttttggatcAATTTACACAGTTATTTGTAACCATTTTACCCTCATACTATTCTCATTTtctatttactgccttgttcgCTTTCCCGTGTTTGGCTCTTAATATGTCACACTTCAGAGTGATCACGGAGATTGCCAAAGAGAccctaatattttttttgatttttgattattaattttaaattagtgtaattttttttttttaaatgagagactctgaaaacaagcacctttcaTGACTCTTTTGATTTACAGTATGTTTGCttcaaaatacttttaatttcaCCTTCAAGTACCTTAAATTTGTCTTAActctattgtttgttttttttatgtctggtTTTGCgaattatttttcttccttaaagcgtctctgattttgttttgcacGGTGATACTCTAACATACATACTACTGCATATCTGAACTACATGACTAAAATCTATGTGGGTTATTTCCTGTGAAGCGAAGAAACCACACACCCAATAAACACAGCTGCCTGCAGGGCAAAATGAGGAGGAGGTCTAACTTCTGTGatggaacaaaaagaaatgtcttcatGTGAATTTTCATTGTTGAACAATGAGTCAACCATCCCCTCTGTGGCTGATCTGTAAGTACAACATGTATTatctacattttattgtttttatttaccaaagaCATGAGCTGGGCTTTAagtgctgcagagaaaactacAATAAGGGAAATTATTCAGACTTTacctaaaacacaaatttattcCACAGATTCTTTTTTGGACTTAAGGCTGCAGTTTAGCTGCCTTgtcttaaaaatattattttaacattttatctttttaaaaataattatgaagCCGTCAGAGACCCCCAGCCACCCAATTATGTTGCAGACAAATTGTGgtaaactgaatgttttaacTACTTCCAGGGAGAATAGTTTTACTTAATGAAagttatttaatatttacaaacatttcaacCATCACCTCTGgtcctgaggtttggatcaggattGAAAGAACCTGATCCTGGatccaaacagctaaaatgagctgaggctgagcccggccacctgGACTAAATCTTAGAGATATGGTGAGGATCTCCATTATCTAGGGGAGCTCGGaatagagctgctgctcctccttaTCAAAAGAATCACTTATCATTAGAAGTTTAATATAAAATCTCATTCAGATGTTCCAGCTTGTAAATTGTCTGATTTTAGATGTTCTGGAACCAGTAGAGGTGTTAAAGTCTTTGAAATGAAAGTcttttgtgaaaatgaaagtCCTATCTCAACCAGCAGAGCTTCCGCCACAAACTTAAAACcagcaaatacattttaaagactaGTTTTCATCATTTGAATAGGACAGAATCATCTTTATTGGCTTTATTGGCTTGTATACAATGGAACTGTCATGATTTGGTGTTcttcaagtttatttttgtattaggttttttgtttctttatttctgttattttgttcatgtgttttagttttaatcccTGTGCCCTTTGTGCTCCCTGCAATCACTCACCTTTCCTTTGCTCAgttcctgtcagcctgccttAACCACCGACGCCTGTCCCTCGTTCCTAATCAGTCACATGTGTTCACTTTCAGATCATCCTCAGCTTTTAGAACCTGTTCATCTCCTTCACTTCTCTGCTGGTTCGTTGTCACTCTCATGTTCTGTCTGGTTCTCCTCGTGTCTTGCCCTTGTGTCCTTGTAACCCTGaggttttgtacatttttgctatttagttttagttgctgcctcatcagccatttgttttgatttattttgtaaataaattagttttctttaaaagaatgaGTCTACTTTGATGATTCTAAAACATCTGTGAAAAGTAGTCCAAAAAAATGGATTGATCCCTAAACAATAATGAGTGAAAGACAATCAAAACtgagaaattataaaaaaaaattacttccACTCATGGGTGTCATAGAAATAAAGACTTcctataaaaaaatctaaaactgaatggattttgataaaaaagaaaaactttgccttttaattaaaacagtcCTATCATTAGAAATCAGCACCACAGCAGTCTTTCATTTATCACAGCAGTACAAATAAAggatatttcacttttttccgTGACATCATGTACAGAAGCACCCTGACTTTTGTTCGAGACAAACgtgaattttaaagttttaattcttgaactggtgtttgttttgtctttagtgCTGGCTTCAGGATTTTTCAGTGCAACAAACCCAGGTCAGTGAATGCATCACAAAACACACTTCTACTGTTAGAAACTACAAGGAGTCTATCACCTACTGTCCTTGAAATATATACTTTAGGACCACAAACCTCACACAACAAGATACttttagaatttatttattaatctcTCTGATCAGAGTGtaaagtaaaggtttatttgtacagcacatttcagcagcaaggcattgaaagtgctttacataataaaaacatcagtagaattacattacaatcataaAAACACGTCATTAcgatcatccaaaaaaaaaaaatcataaaaattatTGAGCAGATACACTTGGTAATTATAAGGAGATGGTctatatgtaataagatattttgttcagagcaattgaatttgtttgtggactactaatcaaaggcagctctaaacaggtgagttttcagccttgatttaaaggaatttagtgtttcggctgttttgcagttttcagggagtttgtttcagattgatggtgcatagaaactgaaagctgcttctccatgtttggttctggttctggggatacaaagtagaccagaaccagaagatctgagtgGTCTGGAAGGTTGATACGACAAtagtaagtctttaatgtattgtggtgctagaccgttcagtgatttataaactaacaacagtattttaaagtctattctctgcactacagggagccagtgtagggactttaaaaccttggtgatgtgctctatttttctggtcttagtgagaacacgagcagcagctgcagctgtctgattgattttttaggcagacctgtgaagacactgttgcagtaatcgagacgactaaagatgaaaGCGTGCATAATTTTCTAtaggtcttgttgtgacattgGTCCTTTaatcctggagatgttcttcaggtggtagaaagccgacttcgtaactgtttttatgagtcccttaaggttcaggtctgagtccattactacacccaggtttcgggcctgatcactggtttttagctgtaatacctgaagctgaGTGCTTACTCTtgatcgttcctctttaggtccaaagataataatttcagtcttcagtcaggattgaaccttggggtactccGCATGTGACTTCTGTCCGCTCTGAAGAGAAGTTGCCTATTGATACAaagaagttcctgttgtttaggtaGGATTTGAACCAGCTGAGTGGTGTGTCTGAGAGTCCGACCCAGCTCTCCAGTCTctttaataatatattatggtcaacagtgtcaaatgctgcgctaaggtccagtagaaccagcactgtggttctCCCACAGTCTGTATTCATGTGGACatcattgaacactttgacGAGGGCCGTCTCagtgctgtggtgagcacggaaaccagactgaaagatATCAAAGCGGTTGGTCGTTGTTAAGAAgctatttaactgttgaaatactgctttttcaataattttgctgatgaatggaagGTTAGAGATTGACCTGTAATTCTGCAGTGATTTatccagattgttcttttttaacagaggttGTCTGTTCTACAAATAACCATTAATgagttttaaacctttaaaacttaACACGCGTTCACACCTCCTGGTCTTTATTCTCTCACCTAAAGCTGAATGTCACACATCtgctaacaaaaaaacattgtattttagGAGCACTGTCTTCCTGACGGTGAACTGTTGGttatattttctaaaacttCTTCTCAGCTCGCCTGACTGTGAGTCCCAGCAGATCTCAAATGTTTGAAGGACAATCTTTGTCTCTGAGCTGTGAGGAGGACCACGGCTCTGCTGGATGGACTCTGAGGAGAAACACAACCAGAGAAACCAGAGCTGTGTGTGAAGACTGGGCAGTAACAGCTGGTTCCTTCTGTAATTTATCTGGTATCCTGCCCTCAGACAGTGGAGTGTACTGGTGTGAGTCCAGCTCTGGAGCAGCCAGTAACAGCGTCAACCTGGCTGTCACTAGTAAGTTCAGATTGTGGAGTTAGTGTTGATGAAGCTGCTGCAAATAGATGAAATTatgtagtttgtgtttgtgttcagatgGATCAGTGATTCTGCAGAGTCCTGTCCTCCCTGTGACGGAGGGGCATGATGTCACGCTGAGCTGTCAATTAAAGAAACGCTCCAACCTCTCAGCTGATTTCTATAAAGATGGCTCTTTCATCAGGACTGAACCTGCAGGTCACATGACCCTCCACCATGTTTCTAGATCTGATGAAGGTCTCTATAGGTGTAACATCAGTGGTCATGGAGAGTCTGAACCCAGCTGGATCTCTGTCTCAGGTCAGGAGGTCTCTGACTCTCTGCTTCAACCTTCAttgtcacaataaataaataattaacttgGTTTATTTCAGAGAAACCCTCCACACATGATGTTCCATACATGATCCCATCTCTTACTTGTGTCGGTGCTGTGGTTTTACTgctggtcctggttctgatgATCAGGGGGTGTGTCTGCAGGAAACCTGAAGGTGAGACACAAACTCTGcaggtttagtttttatatttcagtcacATGTCCCACAAAAAGTCTCCCTCTTGACTTTCAAAGACTTCTCACTTTCTTGATTTCAAAACTTCACAATAACTCTTATTTCCATTAAACTCAAACTCAAAGCTCTGTCAGGTTgcatgttatttagatcatgtGTGGTTTATAATTTTAGTTTGCTCTGTTTAGCCTCATCTGAAagctgaactgaatttaaatctaaaaaaaaaacatttcaggaatGTTAtatagtcaaacacatccacacaacattccagggacccatttaTCCGacctaaaaagtaaataaactgtttttagcatttaagaCAAAAATTTCCAGAATAGTTCATTTGTGGGGTGGAGTTGCCGTCCTTGGTTCAGGACTAGCGCTATGCCCCGGCAGACCAAGAATTCTGCTACTGTCAGGTTGTtaactagtggaaatggaagaagaagccttttttgatcacaaagaaatgctgaaaGACTTTGCGAGAGTAATGTATTTACAAGCATATCAGCATGAACCTGAACTGACAGCTCGATCTCtgaaatcagatgaaaactcttcaggtttggattctgatgatcaccaagaccgtcatggccgacaaaacaccATGCATAACAACCGAGTTGGGAATGTGGAATGGTGTGAATCGATTActcccagatcattgtcatgacatcagcacacgaCACAGCAAGTTaacataaagacggcaggagagagctaacgttgtTAACTTGTAAACAACGTGAGCGCACTTCAGAGtagcgtttatgaactctcacaccagagtaaactaattaACAGcggtttcagactatgacatttgtttaatcacacatggattgtttatattttttcatcagtaacaagctgctttaaatcacaaactgatctcaggttgTCAGCCTGtgagcagctcagaccttttaatgacagtgcACGTTCATgtcatatttaaagtaaaacttcttGTTTCTTGTCTCCTTGTTCGTGgtgatgtcctcctctccatttgcctttttttaaaaataaaaaatagttggCAAAAAGTCCTGTTCTTTTGGCGTGAAGTCAGCCCACGGCAGTAAGAAGGGTCGGAGCGGTGCTCCTCTTTGAAGTGATCTGATCCCGAGTTCTGATAATATTTCCCACAttggagcttatggatccatATCTAAGGAAGGTTTTTACCTTTAGGGAAGCCAAAAagtgaaactccagtggtattttctggccagttCGAAGAATTAATTCCAACGACCTGAACTATAGtgtaccggtattcatccactcactgatgaattgcTGACCACATCATctctgtggacgtcacacatcaaaacaaaaacgcctgagtggtttcttcaatgtttgatataaaaaatatatagtataatttatttaattttttttttaaatcttacattaagcatattttatgattttctttcaactaatgttggcttcaaaactcTTCAGTTCAGCTAGAAGCTCTTATTTAAGTTCTGATAAAATGTTTGTGGTTGAAGTGTCAAAAGGCTCACAGAAGCGTAGCTGctcttcagtttcctgttttcttgtaaaataaCCTTTTCTACTTTCATGTTCCACCACAGAAGTCACCAATTATAAGAAATCATTTTCCTTATTTACTTTATGTGAGGATCAGAGTTAAATGTTTGCATAGATTTGTTTATGCTGAAAACATCAGTGTCCAGCTGATATTTAACAGTTAAATTAACAAATGAATAAGGTTCTCTGTAAGCTGCAGAGACTGGAAAACAGATGAGTTTCCTGTGTGTTTACAGATCAGAgagccaaatgttttcaatgaCATTAAATAGTTACAGTAGCAGCTCCTGAGCAcaatttaattttctgaatCAATAACTACATGAATGTTACAGTTTGTGttactgtggtgatttggctttttctgggttttgtttatgttttatttttattttagttcttcggtttttgtttctattctgttatttggttgtatttgctttCCCTCTgtactttaaaacccggtcatttctctccattccCCGCTGGTCCATTTGACgtttgtttgatgttgttgGTATGTTTTCGTGctcctggtttctgtctccgTGCCTGTTCCTGTGTCCGTCGCTCGTGCCGCATGTTCTCGcccttgttgttttatttagcctctgctgccacgtcagctttttgtttttgttttgtttattttttactttaataaattagtttatttaaaagatgagtctgcgctctgggtttacCATCCCAATTCCTGACAGTTACATTGTCTGTGCTTAttatttattgtacttttttgtgcacaaagttgtcaCCTTTTCTCTCTGGTGTGGATCGAGGTTGTGTCTTGTGAAAACAGTCTGGTCTCATAACTAAACCAGAGAAACCGACTCCTCCACACCCACCCCACCCGAAACTGGAGTATTTCTTGTTTTGAACTGGGTAAATTTAAATAGACAGACAGGTACACAGCTTTCTGGattatatttctattttttttaagtaagacTTCTGAAATAATACTTGGGATTATCAAAGGCAAATGGTGTAAAATCCTCTGCGTAGTAAcaccaaaaaaatataaaactaaagaaattatGCTGGCATGTACATATTGAACTCTGTGATTACAGCCTTAACTTGGCTTAACTCTGCAGCCTTGAGATTGCTAAAACCACAGAAGTGACCATGGCGCTGCAGCAAACATGCTAAAGGAAGCCACAGAATTAGAAAAATAACATCATCCTGTTGTTGATCTAAATAGTTAAAGATACAGAAAATGGGCCAAccatgttgaagaaaatgtcctgtttatttcctctctgtcctcaaatgtctgtgttctgttcatgtccGGTCTATCtcctccaagctgctgactgatcttttatcttctaattttagtctcataaatggatttttaaacagaaattcttcactgttggacacagcaggtgttgctgcattaaataagatcagGTGAGGTGTATTGTTGGTAGTGGTCGTATCactgagctaaaagcagcagaatgtgtccacaggACAGAATATTTTACACCCCAATGAGACGCTGTTGGAGCTGCCCTGCAGTCCTGATCACTGCTGACAGGAGACATTAAATCTACTGACCTGTACCACCCTATAACGGCAAATAAGTCCAAAACTGAGAataagtcacaaaaaaacatttcaaatttcattaaaaaattgtcaaaacatttgaaaaacacacagaacaaaaaaatatacaggaagttgtctgtgttttaatattatttttggtATATTTATATGGTTTCGGAAGAAAGACAGAGTCGAAACGAGTGAGGAGTCCAGTCTTTAAGTtaggattttgttttagaacttGCAACAAGGAAATTACACGACCGTATTGCGGTGATGATAGGCATAAGACATCAGACATGAGACCACCATATAACCTCTTGAGCATGTGCgctttaatctgttttagtgCTCACTACAAACACAATCATTTATTAGAATAATTTACAAAGAGTGaactaaattgttaaaattatatattttttaaattatatttaaattggtggcagaacaccagctaagtAGTTAGAGCTGTTACCTCTTCGCAAGAAgattgcaggatcgcttcccgacctggggtctttctgggtgAAGTTTACATTTTCTCCCTGTGCTCTTGTGGGTATatgtactccggtttcctcccacagaccaaaacttgacgttaggttaattggtaactctcaAATTGTCACTAGAGTGTGAATGGCTGgttgtctctatgtgaccctgtgatggacttgcaacctgtccagagtgttGTAAAGTATGGTTTATGTTcatctctcatttctgttaaactcattacagctttataacgtgttttattcaaagggacctcacaaaggtgcaaacattNNNNNNNNNNNNNNNNNNNNNNNNNNNNNNNNNNNNNNNNNNNNNNNNNNNNNNNNNNNNNNNNNNNNNNNNNNNNNNNNNNNNNNNNNNNNNNNNNNNNtaaagcttgtataaatactaaatggtaatgcagttcaaactgtaaaatataaacaaatgatattgctaaaatgaggttacgcttagcttatgataaaataatcacaaagaacagttgtgtctgtAGGGTGAAGGAGGCCGAAgactccaggacatcatgacaggTGCGAGTGAGATTAGGTAGCCGTCCTTTAGgcggaaaaacaagctgctgcagcggtttgtgtgcagaaaaccctggtcttgggcgcggttcatagtataaaaaggaggtgaaaggggaatcacctcagacacaactgggaacttgttgctgttgcttcttgttggtgagtttttgtctccattcagctgaatattGGAAAAATGTATGATTGGTaattaaacctctggtctggactcgttttgtgtgtccgtctttccTGCAACATCCGGGGAATGGTGAGAAACACAAGGTAGTGTGGTGATATTCCTCAGAAGGGAGTAAATGCTGTATACTGTTTCTCAACAGTGTCCCctgctttatttacagtgactgctgaaaaCACCACAACCTGGAAaaaagaagcaggtaaagaaactGAATGGATTGATATTTAAATCAAATGGACTCTGCATTTTGGGTGTGTTGCTCCACACCTCTGACAGTAATTATTGgagcacagaaaatgtaaaaagaactCTTAAGGATGCACAACaccagttctgaaaaagttgtaACATTGtgtatataaaatgtaaaaaacaaaacaacagaaagcaatgatttgcaaatctcaaacccatattttattcacaacagcaacacatcttgtctgtgtgtgtgtgtgtgtgtgtgtgtgtgtgtgtgtggtatttaACTTAGATTTTATGtaataaaccaacacaaagtagtgcTTAGCTGTGaagtgaaaaagaaatgattcatgattttgaaaagttttaataaataaaaatctaaaaacagtaatgtgtgtttgtattcaGCCCCCTTTATGCCAACTCCCTCCAGGGATAATGTCATCTCTGGTTTGGGAACACCTTAgaatcctccaggaggagctggagagtgtttctgaggagaaggaggtctgggtttcgtCCTAGAAAtaaatgggtggatggatgatcTTTAAATTTCCTCTTAGTCTGTCTGTATTTTCTTTCCAGAATGCCACTGACTCCAAAGATGCCCTTATCTTCAAGTTTATAAGCTCCATAAAACTCCACTCAGCTTGTTTTGTGGTGATTtataaataagatttattttgtttatttctctttatttttcagatagTGCTCCAGCAGCAATTTATTCATCAATGAGGAGAGCAGCGGATATTGATGAACCAAACACGACAACAGGTACAGCTGCTCTGAAGGGCTTTATATGACTCAGAACTGCTGCCACAGAAATATGAAGATCTGAGCTTCTGAATATGTTATGTTGAGTTCAAAACAATCTAAAAGTTCATCCTCAGGTTCACGTTTTGGGTTTGTTGTAAAGTATGGTTAGTTATGTTGTGTAGGTCAGATATTTGTGTTCTCTTTAGGATGAACTATAGGAATTGGTATCTTCTCAGAGCTTGTAGTATTTTGGACAACTTTAGTGAGTCAGAAGACACTGAAGACACTTTGCTGTGCTGAGAAGCCTTCAAACATTTATTGCAGGTTTTTTTGACTTAACTGCATTCtgactgcatttttatttcattttgagatAAAATCCTCCAGTCTAACACATGCAACACTTTCCACACCATAAACCAGCTTAAATTTTTTGCTCAGATTTTCTGGAAGGGGAACACACCCTTCTACAGTGACTCCCTGAGTGAACCCTGAGCTGATCACACATTGATGCAATGTGTGAAAGAGTCCAAACAgttcaaacagcagctctgtggtTGTCTAGTTTCCTGTTGTATCACTACAATAATATCTATTGAGTGCTCtatttttcagcagcagaggtGTCAAACTGACAAACTTTATCTTAAAGACTTTGATTCAGACTCCACAGTTTTGATCAGATCCCTGCAATTAATCAGAAATCCAAAagaggttaaaaaataaaaacaactgcactTCTACTCTGTAGCTAAAggtgtttcgcttctcatccaaggagctttctcaattcaaaaagcagatgGTGTGGAGTTCGAGCTTTCAAAGCggagatgttctgtaaaatagattcacatgcagattataCTCATTCTATTCACAATAGAGcctcattagggtctttgttaaCCTGACTCCCAGATGGGCCActttggtcacatgaatgaaggtgttgattagaGAGAAACTGAATGGGTATCAGGCCT of the Kryptolebias marmoratus isolate JLee-2015 linkage group LG3, ASM164957v2, whole genome shotgun sequence genome contains:
- the LOC108246289 gene encoding sialoadhesin, whose product is MSQPSPLWLILLASGFFSATNPARLTVSPSRSQMFEGQSLSLSCEEDHGSAGWTLRRNTTRETRAVCEDWAVTAGSFCNLSGILPSDSGVYWCESSSGAASNSVNLAVTNGSVILQSPVLPVTEGHDVTLSCQLKKRSNLSADFYKDGSFIRTEPAGHMTLHHVSRSDEGLYRCNISGHGESEPSWISVSEKPSTHDVPYMIPSLTCVGAVVLLLVLVLMIRGCVCRKPEVTAENTTTWKKEADSAPAAIYSSMRRAADIDEPNTTTVLGKTLEKLEAQINKLEQQLKDQGEKLENQTAEIERLKKNEEVKRVALSAALTVKETSIFGPYNTLTHAVFKNVLTNVGNAYNGETGFFTAPVKGAYHFEVHILSPVGSGYTAGAALMKNGQRTFTAYESQTSNYQSSSNGVILVLEVGDRVSVSATPNSKIFDNQNNHSTFSGHLLFTM